The proteins below are encoded in one region of Mycobacterium shinjukuense:
- a CDS encoding CocE/NonD family hydrolase produces the protein MARDPAPALDRPWRRPGALRYALGRVRRIVKPPVTVTDPPPGIVVERDVEVPTRDETVLRINVFRRAHDDVRARPVILSIHPYGKDDLPTRRRNRWTFSPQYRALRQPTPVTFSALTGWEAPDPAWWTTRGFVVVNADLRGCGRSDGTGNLLSRQEAEDTYDLVQWLANQSWSDGRVVMLGVSYLAISQYAVAALRPPALRAICPWEGFTDAYRDLTFPGGVREAGFTRLWARGVRRRTRQTFDLERMQQQHPLRDEFWRSLVPDLSAIRVPMLVCGSFSDNNLHSRGSFRAFTHAGSGHARLYTHRGGKWATFYSETALAEQLKFFQDVLDGAQGSRSVRLEVREDRDTIAAVREETQWPLPSTRWRPLYLAGAGVLATEPPSTAGSITFETHSRAAAFTWTIPEDIELTGPMAARLWVQLDGCDDANLFVGVEKWRNGKFVPFEGSYGYGRDRVTTGWQRVLLRELDPELSTPWEPVPTFAREQPLTAGEVVAIDVALGPSATLFRAGEQLRLVVAGRWLSPRNPLTGQFPAAYPDPPRGLVTLRWGPRYNAHLLIPEVP, from the coding sequence GTGGCCCGAGATCCGGCACCCGCCCTGGACCGGCCGTGGCGGCGTCCCGGCGCACTCCGGTATGCACTGGGACGGGTCCGCCGGATCGTCAAGCCCCCCGTCACCGTCACCGACCCACCGCCGGGCATCGTCGTCGAGCGCGACGTCGAAGTGCCGACCCGAGACGAAACGGTGTTGCGGATCAACGTCTTCCGCCGGGCCCACGACGATGTCCGGGCCCGTCCAGTGATTCTCAGCATCCACCCCTACGGCAAGGATGATCTGCCGACCCGGAGGCGTAACCGGTGGACGTTCTCGCCGCAGTACCGGGCGCTGCGCCAACCGACACCGGTGACCTTCTCGGCCCTGACCGGCTGGGAGGCCCCCGACCCGGCATGGTGGACCACGCGCGGCTTCGTCGTGGTCAATGCCGACCTGCGCGGCTGCGGCCGCTCCGACGGCACCGGGAACCTGCTGTCGCGCCAGGAAGCCGAGGACACCTACGACCTGGTGCAGTGGCTAGCCAACCAATCGTGGAGTGACGGGCGGGTCGTCATGCTCGGGGTGTCGTACCTGGCGATCAGCCAATACGCGGTGGCCGCGCTGCGGCCGCCGGCATTGCGGGCCATCTGCCCGTGGGAAGGTTTTACCGACGCCTACCGCGACCTGACCTTTCCGGGCGGCGTTCGAGAGGCCGGTTTCACCCGGTTGTGGGCACGCGGTGTGCGCCGCCGCACACGGCAGACCTTCGACCTGGAGCGGATGCAGCAGCAGCACCCGTTGCGCGACGAATTCTGGCGCTCGCTGGTGCCGGACCTGTCAGCGATCCGGGTCCCGATGCTGGTCTGCGGCAGCTTCTCGGACAACAACCTGCACAGCCGCGGTTCGTTTCGGGCATTCACTCACGCCGGCTCCGGCCATGCCCGGCTCTACACCCATCGGGGCGGCAAATGGGCAACGTTCTACTCGGAAACCGCGTTGGCCGAGCAGCTGAAGTTTTTCCAAGACGTGCTCGACGGTGCCCAGGGGTCACGCAGTGTTCGCCTCGAGGTGCGTGAAGATCGCGACACCATCGCCGCGGTGCGGGAAGAGACCCAGTGGCCACTGCCCAGCACACGTTGGCGGCCACTGTATCTCGCCGGGGCGGGAGTGCTAGCAACCGAACCGCCGTCGACGGCGGGCAGCATCACGTTCGAAACTCATTCTCGTGCAGCAGCGTTCACCTGGACGATCCCTGAAGACATCGAGCTGACCGGCCCGATGGCGGCGCGGCTTTGGGTCCAGCTGGATGGCTGCGACGACGCGAACCTGTTCGTCGGAGTGGAAAAGTGGCGCAATGGGAAGTTCGTTCCGTTCGAGGGGTCGTACGGCTATGGCCGTGACCGGGTAACCACCGGCTGGCAGCGAGTCCTGCTGCGTGAGCTGGATCCCGAGCTCTCCACGCCGTGGGAGCCGGTGCCGACATTCGCCCGGGAGCAACCGCTCACCGCCGGCGAGGTGGTCGCGATCGATGTCGCGCTTGGCCCGTCGGCGACACTGTTTCGCGCCGGCGAGCAACTGCGGCTGGTGGTCGCCGGGCGCTGGCTGTCCCCCCGC
- a CDS encoding methyltransferase family protein — protein MKMGLKALIYGLVGIVVVGLILFWPAGTLNYWQAWVFIAVFTLATIVPSGYLARTDPAALQRRMRGGPLAETRPIQKILVLGIFLVLLAMVGLSAVDHRFGWSSAPMWLSVIGDILIVTGLSASMLVVVQNSYAASTVTVETGQTVASRGLYGFVRHPMYAASVVLMVGIPLALGSYWGLLMLIPSVSVLVLRILDEEKLLTQELSGYREYRERVRYRLVPHVW, from the coding sequence ATGAAAATGGGGCTAAAGGCACTGATATACGGACTTGTGGGAATCGTCGTTGTCGGGTTGATCCTGTTCTGGCCGGCGGGCACGCTGAACTATTGGCAGGCATGGGTTTTCATCGCAGTGTTCACGCTCGCGACAATCGTCCCCAGCGGCTACCTGGCCCGGACGGACCCGGCGGCGCTGCAGCGACGCATGCGTGGTGGTCCCCTGGCGGAAACCAGGCCAATTCAAAAGATCCTCGTCCTCGGCATCTTCCTGGTGCTGCTCGCGATGGTGGGGTTAAGCGCGGTTGACCATCGTTTCGGCTGGTCGTCGGCGCCCATGTGGCTCTCCGTCATTGGCGACATCCTGATAGTGACCGGCCTGTCTGCCAGCATGCTGGTGGTTGTCCAGAACAGCTATGCGGCCTCCACCGTCACGGTGGAGACGGGCCAGACCGTCGCCTCCCGCGGTCTCTACGGGTTCGTCCGGCACCCGATGTATGCCGCCAGCGTGGTCCTGATGGTGGGCATACCGCTGGCCCTGGGCTCATACTGGGGGCTCCTCATGCTCATCCCAAGCGTTTCGGTGCTGGTGCTCCGGATCCTCGACGAGGAGAAGCTGCTCACCCAGGAACTCAGCGGCTACCGCGAATACCGGGAGCGGGTGCGCTATCGACTGGTGCCCCACGTCTGGTAG
- a CDS encoding ABC transporter permease, producing MSIAVLGRPSPAPPRGPQRGSNFAGTLGLLRLYLRRDRVGLPLWVLLLSVPLATVYVGSVEAVYADRAARAGAVAGIMASPAQRALYGPIYNDSLGALGIWKAGMFHTLIAVAVILTVIRHTRADEETGRAELIDSTVVGRYANLTAALLLSFGASIVTGAIGAAGLLATDVAPTGSVAFGAALAASGLVFTAVAAVSAQLSPSARVTRGVAFAVLGAAFMLRAVGDAGSGALSWFSPLGWSLQVRPYAGERWWVPLLHLATTVALTLAAYRLRAGRDVGAGLIAERAGPGTAAPALGNAFGLAWRLDRGSLLLWTIGLGLFGLVMGSVVHGIERQLGDSATVRDIVTRMGGTGALEQAFVDLAFTMIGMVAAAFAVSLSLRLHQEEAGQRAETLLAGAVSRTRWLSSHLVMALAGSAAAIMVSGLVGGLAYGAAAGDVAGKLPTVVGTAAVQLPAVWLLSAVTVGLFGLAPRFTPVAWAVLVSFVALYLLGSLAGFPQWLLDLEPFAHTPRVGAGHFTAVPMLWLLTIDAALIVMGAMAFRRRDLRC from the coding sequence ATGAGCATTGCGGTCCTGGGTCGCCCCAGCCCCGCACCACCCCGTGGGCCACAACGCGGTTCGAACTTCGCCGGCACCCTCGGGTTGCTGCGCCTGTACCTGCGCCGCGACCGGGTGGGGTTGCCGCTGTGGGTGTTGCTGCTGTCGGTGCCGCTGGCCACCGTGTATGTCGGCAGCGTCGAAGCGGTCTACGCCGACCGGGCCGCCCGCGCCGGGGCGGTGGCCGGTATCATGGCCAGCCCGGCCCAGCGTGCGCTCTACGGGCCGATCTACAACGACAGCCTCGGCGCGCTCGGAATCTGGAAAGCCGGGATGTTCCACACCCTCATCGCGGTGGCGGTCATCCTCACCGTGATTCGCCACACCCGCGCGGACGAGGAAACCGGGCGCGCCGAGCTGATCGACTCCACCGTCGTCGGCCGTTACGCCAACCTCACCGCCGCGCTGCTGTTGTCGTTCGGGGCGTCGATCGTCACCGGCGCGATCGGTGCGGCGGGGCTGCTCGCCACCGACGTGGCCCCGACCGGGTCGGTCGCGTTCGGCGCGGCGCTGGCCGCCTCCGGGCTGGTCTTCACCGCCGTGGCCGCGGTGTCCGCGCAACTGTCGCCGAGCGCCCGGGTCACCCGCGGCGTCGCGTTCGCCGTGCTGGGCGCCGCGTTCATGCTGCGGGCCGTCGGTGATGCCGGCTCCGGCGCGCTGTCCTGGTTCTCCCCCCTGGGCTGGTCACTGCAGGTCAGACCCTACGCGGGCGAGCGCTGGTGGGTGCCGCTGCTGCACCTGGCAACCACAGTAGCGCTGACGCTGGCGGCCTATCGATTGCGCGCCGGCCGCGATGTCGGTGCCGGACTCATCGCCGAACGGGCCGGCCCGGGCACCGCCGCGCCCGCGCTGGGCAACGCCTTCGGGCTGGCCTGGCGGCTTGACCGCGGCTCCCTGCTGCTGTGGACCATCGGCCTTGGCCTGTTTGGCCTGGTGATGGGCAGTGTGGTGCACGGCATCGAGAGGCAGCTGGGCGACAGCGCGACGGTACGTGACATCGTCACCCGGATGGGCGGCACCGGCGCGCTGGAACAGGCCTTCGTGGACTTGGCCTTCACCATGATCGGCATGGTTGCCGCGGCATTCGCGGTCTCGTTATCCCTGCGATTGCACCAGGAAGAGGCCGGGCAGCGGGCCGAGACGCTGCTCGCCGGAGCCGTTTCTCGGACTCGTTGGCTGTCAAGCCATTTGGTGATGGCGCTGGCCGGATCGGCGGCGGCGATCATGGTCTCGGGCTTGGTGGGCGGACTCGCCTACGGCGCGGCCGCCGGTGATGTCGCCGGCAAGCTACCCACCGTGGTCGGGACCGCGGCCGTACAACTGCCCGCGGTGTGGTTGCTATCGGCGGTGACCGTCGGGTTGTTCGGATTGGCCCCACGGTTCACACCGGTGGCGTGGGCTGTGTTGGTGAGCTTCGTCGCGTTGTATCTGCTTGGTTCGTTGGCGGGATTCCCGCAGTGGCTGCTCGACCTGGAACCGTTCGCGCACACTCCGCGGGTCGGCGCCGGCCACTTCACCGCCGTGCCGATGCTGTGGCTATTGACCATCGACGCAGCGCTGATCGTGATGGGGGCCATGGCTTTTCGACGGCGTGACCTGCGGTGCTAG
- a CDS encoding ABC transporter ATP-binding protein — protein sequence MPAESHHVPIEIRGLTKNFGAVRALDGLDLTVREGEVHGFLGPNGAGKSTTIRILLGLVRADSGSARLLGGNPWTDAVRLHRQIAYVPGDVTLWPSLTGGEIIDLLARMRGGIDKNRRAELIERFGLDPHKKSRTYSKGNRQKVSLISAFSSQARLLLLDEPSSGLDPLMENVFQQCVGEARDRGVTVLLSSHILAETEALCERVTIIRAGKTVESGSLESMRHLSRTSIKAEMIGDPGDLTRIKGLEDVSIEGSTLRAQVDSESLGELIRVLGDAGVRSLVSQPPTLEELFLRHYRLGPDAGAHERRETGVAAL from the coding sequence ATGCCAGCTGAAAGCCACCACGTTCCCATCGAAATTCGCGGTCTGACCAAGAACTTCGGTGCGGTTCGGGCGCTCGATGGCCTGGACCTGACGGTGCGCGAGGGTGAGGTGCACGGCTTCCTCGGACCCAACGGCGCCGGGAAGTCCACCACCATCCGCATCCTGTTGGGTCTGGTAAGGGCCGACAGTGGGAGCGCACGGTTGCTGGGCGGCAACCCGTGGACTGACGCCGTCCGCCTGCATCGCCAGATCGCTTATGTGCCAGGTGATGTCACACTGTGGCCGTCGCTAACCGGCGGCGAGATCATCGACCTGCTGGCTCGCATGCGGGGCGGGATCGACAAGAATCGTCGCGCCGAGCTGATCGAGCGCTTCGGACTCGACCCGCACAAGAAGTCGCGCACCTACTCCAAGGGCAACCGCCAGAAGGTGTCGCTGATCTCGGCTTTCTCGTCACAAGCCAGGCTGCTGCTGCTGGACGAGCCAAGCAGTGGCCTGGACCCGTTGATGGAGAACGTGTTTCAGCAGTGCGTCGGCGAAGCACGAGATCGTGGTGTGACGGTGCTGCTGTCCAGCCACATTCTGGCCGAAACCGAGGCGTTGTGCGAAAGGGTGACCATCATCCGCGCGGGCAAGACCGTCGAGAGCGGTTCGCTGGAATCCATGCGCCACCTCAGCCGCACCTCAATCAAGGCCGAAATGATCGGTGACCCAGGAGATCTCACCCGGATCAAGGGACTCGAAGACGTCAGCATCGAGGGCAGCACGCTGCGCGCCCAGGTCGACAGCGAAAGCCTGGGTGAGCTCATTCGGGTGCTCGGCGACGCCGGGGTGCGCAGCCTGGTCAGCCAGCCGCCCACCCTCGAGGAGCTGTTCCTGCGCCACTACCGCCTCGGTCCCGATGCCGGAGCCCACGAACGCCGGGAAACGGGGGTGGCGGCGCTATGA
- a CDS encoding TetR/AcrR family transcriptional regulator, with the protein MRSADLTATARIRDAAIEQFGRHGFGVGLRTIAEAAGVSAALVIHHFGSKEGLRKACDDHVAEEIRSSKSEALTSNDPATWLAGMAEIESYAPLVAYLVRSMQSGGELATMFWQKMIDNAEEYIGDGVRAGTIRPSRDPRARARYLAITSGGGFLLYLQMHETPTDLRAVLRDYARDMVLPALEVYAEGLFTDRTMYEAFLAESDQGESHAS; encoded by the coding sequence GTGCGTTCAGCCGACCTGACCGCGACCGCCCGCATCCGCGACGCGGCCATCGAGCAGTTCGGCCGGCACGGCTTCGGCGTCGGGCTCCGCACCATTGCCGAAGCCGCGGGGGTAAGCGCGGCGCTGGTCATCCACCACTTCGGCTCCAAGGAAGGCCTGCGCAAAGCTTGCGACGACCACGTCGCCGAAGAAATCCGCAGCAGCAAGTCAGAAGCGCTGACGTCCAACGATCCGGCCACCTGGCTGGCGGGGATGGCCGAGATCGAGTCTTACGCACCGTTGGTGGCCTACCTCGTGCGCAGCATGCAATCCGGCGGCGAATTGGCAACGATGTTCTGGCAGAAGATGATTGACAACGCCGAGGAGTACATCGGCGACGGTGTACGTGCTGGGACCATAAGGCCCAGCCGCGACCCACGCGCCAGGGCCCGGTACCTGGCCATCACCAGCGGCGGAGGTTTCCTGCTCTATCTGCAAATGCATGAAACCCCAACGGATCTGCGTGCGGTGCTACGTGACTACGCCCGCGACATGGTGCTGCCCGCCCTCGAGGTATACGCCGAAGGCCTGTTCACCGACCGCACCATGTACGAAGCGTTTCTGGCCGAATCCGACCAAGGAGAATCCCATGCCAGCTGA
- a CDS encoding O-methyltransferase yields the protein MDPTGNSSVTPGREASGPAPSQAPSAEALFAHAEESIAEDAILTRARERAMDSGAGAVTPAVGALLSLLTKLSGGKAVAEVGTGAGVSGLWLLSGLADDGVLTTIDIEPEYLRLAKQAFAEAGIGPSRTRLISGRAQEVLTRLADQSYDLVFIDADPVDQPGYVVEGVRLLRSGGVIVVHRAALGGRAADPAARDAEVLAVREAARLIAEDDRLTPALVPLGDGLLAAVRE from the coding sequence ATGGACCCTACCGGTAACAGCTCGGTCACCCCCGGCCGCGAGGCCAGTGGGCCGGCCCCCAGTCAGGCCCCAAGCGCCGAGGCGCTCTTCGCGCACGCCGAAGAGTCGATAGCCGAAGACGCGATCCTGACCAGAGCCCGCGAGCGAGCCATGGACAGCGGAGCCGGAGCTGTCACGCCCGCCGTCGGCGCGCTGCTGAGCCTGCTGACGAAGCTCAGCGGCGGGAAAGCGGTCGCCGAGGTGGGCACCGGCGCAGGCGTCAGCGGACTGTGGTTGTTGTCGGGACTGGCCGATGACGGCGTGCTGACCACGATCGATATCGAGCCGGAGTATCTGCGGCTGGCCAAGCAGGCGTTCGCCGAGGCGGGCATCGGACCCTCGCGCACCAGGCTGATCAGCGGCCGCGCCCAAGAGGTGCTCACCCGGTTGGCCGACCAATCCTATGATTTGGTGTTCATCGACGCCGACCCGGTCGACCAGCCGGGATACGTCGTCGAGGGTGTTCGGCTGTTGCGATCCGGCGGCGTCATCGTGGTGCATCGGGCGGCGCTGGGTGGACGGGCCGCTGATCCCGCGGCGCGTGACGCCGAGGTGCTCGCGGTTCGCGAGGCGGCCCGGCTGATCGCCGAGGACGACCGGCTCACCCCGGCATTGGTGCCGCTGGGCGACGGCCTGCTGGCCGCGGTGCGCGAGTAG
- the sigE gene encoding RNA polymerase sigma factor SigE: MERAGRWVGNTTRQLDVVAGDECAALDGRADPEEPIITMLSPTSMSHPQPIRDDGWVEPSDTLRGTAVFDATGDKATMPSWDELVRQHADRVYRLAYRLAGNQQDAEDLTQETFIRVFRSVQNYQPGTFEGWLHRITTNLFLDMVRRRVRIRMEALPEDYDRVPADEPNPEQIYHDARLGPDLQAALDSLPPEFRAAVVLCDIEGLSYEEIGATLGVKLGTVRSRIHRGRQALRDYLAAHPDQGERADALHTVG; this comes from the coding sequence ATGGAACGCGCGGGACGTTGGGTGGGGAATACCACACGACAGCTGGACGTTGTCGCCGGAGACGAGTGTGCAGCCCTTGACGGCAGGGCAGATCCGGAGGAACCGATCATCACCATGTTGAGCCCGACCAGCATGTCTCATCCCCAACCGATTCGTGACGACGGCTGGGTGGAACCGTCGGACACGTTGCGGGGCACCGCGGTATTCGACGCGACCGGGGACAAGGCCACGATGCCTTCGTGGGACGAGTTGGTGAGGCAGCACGCCGACCGGGTGTACCGGTTGGCCTATCGGCTGGCCGGCAATCAGCAGGACGCCGAGGACCTGACCCAGGAGACCTTCATCAGGGTTTTCCGCTCGGTTCAGAATTACCAGCCCGGAACCTTCGAAGGCTGGCTGCACCGCATCACCACCAACTTGTTCCTCGACATGGTCCGCCGACGGGTCCGCATCCGGATGGAAGCGTTGCCCGAGGATTACGACCGGGTGCCGGCCGACGAGCCCAACCCTGAGCAGATCTACCACGACGCCCGGCTGGGGCCAGACTTGCAGGCTGCGTTGGATTCGCTGCCGCCGGAGTTTCGCGCCGCGGTTGTGCTCTGCGATATCGAAGGTCTGTCCTACGAGGAGATCGGCGCCACCCTGGGCGTCAAGCTCGGCACCGTCCGCAGCCGGATCCACCGCGGCCGCCAGGCGCTGCGGGACTACCTGGCCGCGCATCCCGACCAGGGTGAGCGCGCCGACGCCCTGCACACGGTCGGTTGA
- the rseA gene encoding anti-sigma E factor RseA: protein MADGGQVFRRAFSWLPAQFASQSDAPVGAPRRFRSTEHLSTEAIAAFVDGELRMNAYLRAAHHLSLCPQCAAEVDDHSRARAALRDSRPIRIPSALLGLLSEIPQAAPEGPAPLSGADRDVGDQRKRR, encoded by the coding sequence ATGGCCGACGGAGGACAGGTGTTTCGGCGCGCGTTCTCCTGGCTCCCCGCACAGTTTGCTTCCCAGAGTGACGCGCCGGTCGGCGCGCCTCGGCGGTTCCGGTCCACCGAGCATCTGTCCACCGAGGCGATCGCGGCGTTTGTGGACGGTGAGCTGCGAATGAACGCATACCTGCGGGCCGCGCATCATCTGTCGCTGTGTCCCCAATGTGCGGCGGAAGTGGACGATCACAGCCGGGCGCGGGCCGCGCTGCGCGACTCCCGCCCGATCCGCATCCCCAGCGCGTTGCTCGGATTGCTGTCTGAAATTCCGCAGGCCGCTCCCGAGGGCCCGGCACCGCTATCCGGCGCCGACCGCGACGTTGGTGACCAGCGCAAGCGCCGCTAG
- the htrA gene encoding serine protease HtrA: MTSDQGNNSGQDGGHRLAPRPIARPPVDAASRQAFGRPSGLRGSFVAERVRPQKYRDQAEFRPHDRATDPVLQEAFGRPFAGAESLQRHPIDAGALAAERDGGRPDEPDDPWRNPAAAAALGTPALAPPAPLGTLGQRGKLGVRDVLFGGKVSYLALTILLLIALVIGVIGGVVGRKTAEVVEAFTTSKVTLSTSGNAQEPAGRFTKVAAAIADSVVTVESKSDQEGMQGSGVIIDGRGYIVTNNHVISEAANNPSQFKTTVVFNDGKEVPATLVGRDPKTDLAVLKVDNVDNLTVARLGDSDKVRVGDEVLAAGAPLGLRSTVTHGIISALHRPVPLSGEGSDTDTVIDALQTDASINHGNSGGPLIDMDSQVIGINTAGKSLSDSASGLGFAIPVNEMKLVAQTLIRDGKIVHPTLGISTRSVSNAIASGAQVANVKAGSPAQKGGILENDVIVKIGNRKVADADEFVVAVRQLTIGQDASVEVVREGRNVTLTVKPDPDTSS; this comes from the coding sequence GTGACCTCTGATCAAGGCAATAACAGCGGCCAAGACGGCGGCCACCGGCTGGCGCCGCGCCCCATCGCCCGGCCCCCGGTGGACGCCGCATCGCGGCAGGCGTTCGGGCGTCCATCCGGTCTGCGGGGATCCTTTGTGGCGGAGCGGGTACGTCCGCAGAAGTATCGGGATCAGGCCGAGTTCAGGCCCCATGATCGAGCGACCGACCCGGTGCTGCAGGAGGCGTTCGGGCGTCCGTTCGCTGGCGCCGAGTCGCTGCAGCGCCACCCCATCGATGCCGGCGCGCTGGCCGCCGAAAGAGACGGTGGCCGACCGGACGAGCCCGACGATCCGTGGCGGAACCCCGCGGCCGCGGCCGCGCTGGGGACCCCGGCGCTGGCTCCGCCGGCGCCGCTGGGCACGCTGGGGCAGCGCGGCAAACTCGGCGTGCGCGACGTTTTGTTCGGCGGCAAGGTGTCCTACCTCGCCCTCACCATTTTGCTGCTGATCGCGCTGGTGATCGGGGTGATCGGCGGGGTGGTCGGCCGCAAGACGGCCGAGGTCGTGGAAGCCTTCACCACGTCGAAGGTGACGTTGTCCACCAGCGGCAACGCCCAAGAGCCGGCCGGGCGGTTCACCAAGGTGGCGGCCGCGATAGCCGATTCCGTGGTGACCGTCGAGTCGAAGAGCGATCAAGAGGGCATGCAGGGCTCCGGGGTCATCATCGACGGCCGCGGCTACATCGTCACCAATAACCACGTGATTTCCGAGGCCGCCAACAACCCCAGCCAGTTCAAGACCACCGTGGTGTTCAACGACGGCAAGGAAGTGCCGGCCACCCTGGTGGGCCGCGACCCCAAGACCGACCTGGCCGTGCTCAAGGTCGACAACGTCGACAATCTGACGGTGGCCCGGCTCGGTGACTCCGACAAGGTGCGGGTCGGCGACGAGGTGCTGGCGGCAGGTGCTCCGCTGGGACTGCGCAGCACGGTGACCCACGGCATCATCAGCGCGCTGCACCGTCCCGTTCCGTTGTCCGGGGAGGGTTCTGACACCGACACCGTCATCGACGCCCTGCAGACCGACGCCTCGATCAATCACGGCAACTCCGGCGGTCCGCTCATCGACATGGACTCCCAGGTGATCGGCATCAACACCGCCGGCAAGTCGCTGTCGGACAGCGCCAGTGGGCTCGGCTTTGCCATCCCGGTCAACGAGATGAAATTGGTCGCGCAAACGCTGATCCGAGACGGAAAGATCGTGCACCCGACCCTGGGCATCAGCACCCGCTCGGTAAGCAACGCGATCGCCTCGGGCGCACAGGTGGCCAACGTCAAGGCGGGCAGCCCCGCGCAGAAGGGCGGCATCCTGGAAAACGACGTGATCGTCAAGATCGGCAACCGTAAGGTCGCCGACGCCGACGAGTTCGTCGTCGCCGTGCGCCAGCTGACCATCGGTCAAGACGCCTCGGTCGAGGTGGTCCGCGAGGGCCGAAACGTCACGCTGACCGTCAAACCCGACCCCGACACCAGCTCGTGA
- the tatB gene encoding Sec-independent protein translocase protein TatB translates to MFANIGWGEMLVLVVVGLVVLGPERLPGAIRWTAGALRQARDYLGGVTSQLREDIGPEFDDLRGHLGELRKLRGMTPRAALTKHLLDGDDSLFTGNFDRPAGPSAAEPPGPDHTASAPFDPDAT, encoded by the coding sequence GTGTTCGCCAACATCGGCTGGGGGGAAATGCTCGTCCTCGTCGTGGTCGGGCTGGTGGTGCTGGGCCCGGAACGGCTCCCGGGTGCCATCCGCTGGACGGCGGGGGCGCTGCGGCAGGCTCGCGACTACCTCGGTGGGGTGACCAGCCAGCTGCGTGAGGACATCGGACCCGAATTCGACGATCTGCGCGGGCACCTCGGCGAGCTGCGCAAGCTGCGGGGCATGACACCGCGTGCCGCCCTCACCAAGCACCTGCTCGACGGTGATGATTCCCTGTTCACCGGCAACTTTGACCGGCCAGCGGGGCCGAGCGCGGCTGAACCGCCGGGCCCGGATCACACCGCGAGCGCGCCGTTCGACCCCGACGCGACCTAG
- a CDS encoding Mrp/NBP35 family ATP-binding protein produces the protein MSATHNDGPTDLAGAVRARLATVIDPELRRPITELGMVKGVEVGPDGSVHVGIYLTIAGCPKKTDITERVTRAVSDVPGTGAVTVSLDVMSDEQRTELRKRLRGDAREPVIPFAQPSSLTRVYAVASGKGGVGKSTVTVNLAAAMAGRGLSVGVLDADIHGHSIPRMMGTTDRPTQVESMILPPIAHEVKVISIAQFTRDNTPVAWRGPMLHRALQQFLADVYWGDLDVLLLDLPPGTGDVAISVAQLVPNAEILVVTTPQLAAAEVAERAGSIALQTRQRVVGVVENMSGLTLPDGTTLQVFGEGGGRLVAERLSRLVGADVPLLGQIPLDPALVAAGDAGVPLVLSAPDSAVGKELLSIADALSARRRGLAGMSLGLDPTRR, from the coding sequence ATGTCCGCAACACACAATGACGGCCCGACTGACCTTGCCGGGGCGGTGCGCGCCAGGCTGGCCACAGTGATCGACCCCGAACTGCGGCGTCCCATCACCGAGCTCGGGATGGTCAAGGGTGTCGAGGTCGGCCCCGACGGCAGCGTGCACGTCGGCATCTACCTAACCATCGCCGGCTGCCCGAAGAAAACCGACATCACCGAGCGCGTCACCCGTGCGGTCAGTGACGTTCCCGGCACCGGTGCCGTCACGGTCAGCCTGGATGTGATGAGCGACGAGCAGCGCACCGAGCTGCGCAAGCGGCTGCGCGGAGATGCCCGTGAACCCGTCATCCCGTTCGCTCAGCCCAGCTCACTGACCCGGGTGTATGCGGTCGCGTCCGGCAAGGGCGGCGTCGGTAAGTCCACCGTCACGGTCAACCTCGCGGCCGCCATGGCCGGCCGCGGACTGTCGGTGGGCGTGCTCGACGCCGACATTCACGGCCACTCCATCCCCCGAATGATGGGCACCACCGACCGGCCCACCCAGGTCGAGTCGATGATCCTGCCGCCCATCGCCCACGAGGTGAAGGTCATCTCGATCGCGCAGTTCACCCGGGACAACACGCCGGTGGCGTGGCGCGGCCCGATGCTGCACCGGGCGTTGCAGCAGTTCCTGGCGGACGTCTACTGGGGCGATCTGGACGTGCTGCTGCTCGACCTGCCGCCCGGAACCGGCGACGTCGCCATCTCGGTGGCCCAGCTGGTGCCCAACGCCGAAATCCTGGTGGTGACCACGCCGCAATTGGCCGCCGCCGAGGTGGCCGAGCGGGCCGGCAGCATCGCGCTGCAAACCCGCCAGCGCGTCGTCGGCGTCGTGGAAAACATGTCGGGACTCACCCTGCCCGACGGCACGACGCTGCAGGTGTTCGGCGAGGGTGGCGGCCGGCTGGTCGCCGAGCGGCTGTCCCGGCTGGTCGGCGCCGACGTGCCGCTGCTGGGTCAGATTCCGCTGGACCCCGCGCTGGTGGCCGCCGGCGATGCCGGCGTTCCCCTGGTGTTGAGCGCGCCCGACTCGGCGGTGGGCAAGGAGCTGCTCAGCATCGCCGACGCGCTGTCGGCGCGACGGCGCGGACTGGCCGGCATGTCTCTGGGGCTGGACCCGACGCGACGCTAG